GCTCGTGACGTCGAAGAGGATGAACTGGGCGAGGATTGCCCCTGCGACGAGCATGAGCGCGCGGAGATCGCTCGCCGCCGCATCCAACGAGGCGGCATCGCCCGTGATGGACATCGAGGCGAGTGCCGCGGCGACGCCGAGCAGCGCTGACAGCGATGTCACGCTGATCGAGCGGATATGCTCGCGTCGGTCACTGATCGATTCGGTCGACATGAGAAAATCTCTGTCGTCGGGCGTAAAAAGGCGTTCGGGTTACGGACCAAAAATCTGTTTCAGTCGGCCATCCCTCCTATTTACGGCACCTCAAAAATTAGTTCCTGTTGTTCATCTCCGAACTCGAGTTCGAGGATGACGTGTTCTCCACTAAGCGAAGTGTCGCCGTCG
Above is a window of Natronorubrum tibetense GA33 DNA encoding:
- a CDS encoding EMC6-like membrane protein — its product is MSTESISDRREHIRSISVTSLSALLGVAAALASMSITGDAASLDAAASDLRALMLVAGAILAQFILFDVTSIYGDDEFGAKHYLFIVFMTFSFWFVTWGILLTTAEAAA